The DNA region GAAGCCAGATCCTTACTTAACTACTGCAACATCAGTCGGAGCATTGAAACCAGATCCTTACTTAACTACTGCAACATCAGTCGGAGCATTGAAACCAGATCCTTACTTAACTACTGCAACATCAGTCGGAAAAAGATTCGCGACAACTTGTTTGTAAGTGTAGCAATTCTCTTCACGcagccctctctctctctctgatataattttgaaagaatCCAATAATGGCAATGGCAGCGCTACCCTTGGCCTCTGCTTCTGCTTCAATTGTTACATTGTCATCACCGAGCAATAAAGCTCTCAAGGCTACCACAACCCTTCCCTTTATCTCCGCCAATATCCCAACCCTCTTTTCAAGAAAATCACCCAGTAGAAATCTTTCTCTTCCACTTGTAGCTGCTCCTCCAGCCACACCAACATCTTACGAGaatcaaaaagaagaagaagaagaagatgtggATGAGCACGGTGAGGAAAGTTCGTCAAGTTCCAAGTTCTCTTGGAGGGATCACTGGTACCCAGTTTCGTTGATTGAAGATTTGGACCCTAGCCTCCCAACCCCATTTCAGCTTCTGGGTCGAGATCTCGTGCTCTGGTTCGACAGGTCTGCCAGTGAATGGGTTGCTTTCGACGACAAATGCCCCCACCGCCTCGCCCCCTTAtctgtaacttttttttttttttttttttttccctgtctTCCTTAATTTTTACTCTCCAATTGAAGTCGGGATCtctttgtttgctaagaaaagtgaggaaaagaaaaatgatgttttGAAGCTCACCCTTTATTCGGTTGTTGACAAAggaatgaataaaataaataaataaataattagttagCTAAACAGGCGCCTaagatatatttatattttcagttGTTTTGGTTTCTGGAGGAAATCGTGCTTGATTTGGTCCCGAAGTACTATAATATGTAAAGTTCAGTGCAACGATTTCATGAATTCTTGTAAAATTTCCACAACTGAGTGAGGAATTGGGTTCTTGGAGGGTTTTATGATCCTAATGAGTTCATATGGTTCACAGGAAGGGCGGATTGATGAAGGCGGCAACTTGCAGTGTTCATACCATGGCTGGTCATTTGATGGGCGCGGATCTTGTGTTAGGATCCCTCAGGCTTCACCTGAAGGTCCTGAAGCTCGTGCTCTTCAGTCTCCGAGAGCGTGCGCTACAAGGCTTCCTACGATGCAGTCTCAAGGCCTGCTCTTCGTTTGGCCTGATGAGAATGGCTTGGAAAGAGCTCGTGCTACCAAGCCTCCCAGGTCATTGATTCACTTTATAGCTACAATTTCcttataatattttatgttgatcTAATCATTGGAGTTGATGATAGGGGTTCATAATGATATCTTAGAAGTTGTTGGATATAATTCATTGCAATGAATATTCTGATAAACTTATGATGTTAATGTAGGCTGCCTGATGAATTTGATAAACCTGAGTTTTCATCGGTGACGATTCAGCGGGATCTGTTCTATGGCTATGATACCCTCATGGAGAATGTCTCTGATCCTTCCCACATTGATTTTGCTCATCACAAGGTATAtacttgaaaaaaatttaacaatcaatttttaattgaataaaatatatatattttttatgacgGGGAACCTCGGTAAGGCAGGCCCTTCGAATCCACCCCTGCAAAGTATACCTCGGACCCGTGTACCGCACCCTAAAAAGTTTCCCTACACATATCAGGGTAAATCATTGGCTTTTACACCAAGGGGTGTGGCCCCATGGGGGAGTTTGCAGCTAACAAGTCTTGAACTTGGGATCTATGGGGTGATACTCCCTAAGACCACAAGCCTCATCCactaggccaaccccttggggtttgaataaaatattggtAGTTTGTTCAAGATATTAGTGGAAGACTTTCTGTAGCTTGGGAAATGTTAAATTGAAATGCTGCACTTTGTAAGTATTGTGTCCATTCCAATGCTTTGccacttcaaaaattaaatgtcAATGAAAAACAGTATGATCAAATCTGACTCTCATCCTGGATATGTGCATTTAATGAACTGACAAGTTTCTTGTTCATGAAATAGCAACGATGAAACAAATGTAATAGCTTGGCAGTATTTGGATGAGTGATCATGGTTACGTTTCTATTTCTCCTAATATTACTGCAGACAACGATCTAGATAGAACATTTTTTGCTTCTAATTCTTTCTAAAGCTTGAACAGTAAGTCGACGCTGGTTCTGTaagggcatatatatatatatatatatattttaaaattttttatgataACCGGGGTATCCAGGGCTTCGCCTTGACTAGATCTCTAGAACACCGTCAAAGCGCCCATTCCACATGGGTCAGATAAAGTTTGGGCTTTCGCTTGTGGGCGTGGCCCTAAGAAATTGTTTTCACTTAAGGAGGTTGAATCTTAGATATGATGCTTCACGAGGCACTAGGGCCAAGTGACTTACCACTTGAGCTAACCACATAAATCAATTGGTATATTGTTGTGAGTTGTATATATGTGCCTGTGGTAAATACTTCTTATGCTCATTAGTCTGAGGTAAAGTTGACTTTGTATATATGTTGGATTGTTGCTTTTCTTACTTAATCACTTTGTGCTTTTCTTCTTGGTCATTGGTtcatgagtttttaaaaatagaagCACTTCTATGGTTGGCCATCTTCTTCAACAGGAATATTGTACGGGAACTTGTTAGGTAAGGAATGGTGGTAAATGTTTGCTCTTGTTATGTTGgataacttcttttttattttcttggtagATTTACTCATACACCCAAAGGAACTTGAATCCTAGACATCATCCACCACTCCATTCTTATGGCAGTTGGAGGTGCCATTTGGCCTATAATGAAGGACTTTCCATGTTGCTTAAAGGATAAGTTTCTCTACAGGTTACAGGAAGGAGAGATAGAGCCAAGCCTTTGGCTTTTAAGTTAGAGTCTAGTGGTCATTGGGGCTTTGCTGGAGCGAATGATGGGAACCCACGGATCACTGCTGAGTTTGTTGCACCTTGTTATTATATCAATAAGTAAGTTCATCAGTCTCACTTAAGCAGTCAAAGCTGCATAGATCTTGGATGTGACTACATACTTCTCACACTAGattgtgtttgtttgtgtgATACTAACAGAATCTCATGCACATCAATCTTTCATGTCGTCGCTTAGGAATCTTGAGCAGCTTCTTAGTTTCATTATACAAGTTTTAAGCATCACTAACTTGTAATTTGAATCTGTCTGACTATGAGCTCAATTTTGAAAGTTATAaagaatttgtaatttagatcTTGTATGCATGAGTTACACTCAATACACCTAAACTACACACAATATAATTAGGGGACTTCAATTTATCTTACAAATTATAACTGTTCAACTAAAATATTATGGTTCTCTAAATAAAACAGTTTTTCTAAATAACATCAAGTTCGAGATTGGCTTGGGGCACTGGTTGTAACACCTATAGGCTACAAAACAAGAGATAGCCTGGGAGTCGATCTCAGGTCCTGGCGTCAAGGGCTTAGAATCTAAGCCAAGTGGAACCTTCTGTTTGAGATCAATATGAGATGCACTTGAGGAATTTTTATACTCTGTCGTGTATCCCTCATTCGTTACCTCATGAAAATTCTATCTAGAGGACTAAGTTGCTCTGACACCTAGTCAAGTTATAATATAGTTTCTTGTCCTActacatatcaaaaaaatagtttCTTGTCCTATTGAAATCAGTTTCCCGGGATGTCATTTTCCTGTCCTAGATTCTAGagaattgttatttttatttttattttacacaTATCTGAATCCTAACCATCTTTGCATTGATTTTTTACAGAATAGAAATAGACACAAAGCTTCCTATAGTTGGTGATAAAAAATGGATAATATGGATTTGTTCCTTCAATGTGCCAATGGCACCTTGGAAGACCCGATCTATTGTTTGTAGTGCAAGAAACTTCTTCCAGTTCACGATGCCAGGGCCTGCCTGGTGGCAGGTAAGAACTCTTTGAGCAGCCTTCTTATGTAACTTATAATTTGACAGTAGTAAGATGTGTTTTTTCTGATGGTTTCACTCTTTTAGTTATGATCTAACTATAGCTATTTTCTCAtctaaattttgataattgctTTTTATACGTTTTGGCAAACTTGGTATGTTTCATCATGTCCTCTtctgaaaaaaattaaatctcgGCAGGTTCTTGTATTAGAGTTGCTTGTTGTGGTATAGACGCCGCCTTTCAATCAGGTCAATTTTGAATGATAAGATATGGCTAACATTATCCGGGAAGTGACTCAAGAGCTCTGCTTCCATGTTATGAggtttaaattgataaatttgTCCTTTACTCCATCTAAAATGCTGACCAAgaataattttctttataaGATGAAGGGGTTGCTGATAGAATTTCCTTACTCTTGACAGATGAATTTCCTTACTTCTTTAGCTCTAGCTTTTATAAGGATGTGCAAgcttagttaaaaaataaataaaattaaaggatgTGTAGGTGAAGTATGGTTTGGTTTGCTTGATATAGCTTCGTGATTGCCTCCCAATAGTTGAGATTAAAAGGTTgcagttgtttgtttgttgcaTGAAATCATTAGTTAGTGAGGATCTTTTGGTGCTAACCATATGAGCTTTAGATCTACCATTATATTTCTAGAAGCCAAATATCCATGCACCCACATACATCCACAcccacccacacacgcacatgCCATTGTGTACATAGAAGCAAATTTGTGTTGGGATGTGTAGTTCTTGAGATTTAGTAAGTTGTATACATctgcattaaaattaaaagcaGCTCATCttacttttctttcatttcccattttttgcttatttttcaaGTTCCAAGTTATCCATGTTATTAACGAAAATTCCATTTGTTTAATGACTGAATAATGCTAAATCTTGCACTCaaaattgagtttgaaatcACTATCTGATTTTTCTGTTTCCTTTATGAATGATTTTATCCTTATATCTTGAGTTCCTCTCATGTATGTGGTGGTGTTAGGTGGTTCCTAGATGGCATGAACATTGGACTTCAAATAAGGTGTATGATGGCGACATGATTGTCCTTCAGGGTCAAGAGAAGGTCTTTCTTTCAAAGACAATGGAGGGTTCTTCTGATGTTAATAAGCAGTATACAAACATCACATTTACACCTACCCAAGCAGATCGCCTTGTCTTGGCATTTCGAAATTGGCTGAGGCGACACGGCAACAGCCAACCTGAGTGGTTTGGCATGAACAACCAACAACCTGTGCCATCAACGGTTCTATCAAAACGTCAGGTGTGAAAAGCTTGTTGTCACTAACCCTCTTGCATTTCCCCCTTTGTTTTTCTGAGATCCTAGGAACAATAAAATAGACATGTTTCTGAAAGtacatgaaatattttcaaaacatacacacacaaatacatatatgcatttgtatgtattatatgttttataatGTCCCCTTAATCTCACCGATAAAAAGAATATCGTAACATATGTCAGCACACATCCTACATGATACATTAATGTTATTACTTATATGTTAGTCTGTGTTTTCATCGTGTTGCGTAGATGTTGGATAGATTCGAGCAGCACACTCTCAAGTGTTCGTCGTGTAGAAGAGCTTATACATCATTCCAGGCATCGCAAAAGTTTCTAATTGGTGCAACAGTACTTTTCTGTGCGTCGGCCGGGATTCCTTCCGATATGCAATTACGGATTTTCTTGGCTGGGCTTGCACTTCTTAGTGCTGGCTTGGCTTTTGCATCGCACGAGCTACAAAAGAACTTTGTGTTCGTTGATTATGTGCATGCTGAAATTGATTAGAAAGAAACAGACATGATGTTCGGGCAGTGGCTGAAACTATAGGCATTAGAAACTACTTTTGAATCAATCTTGGTCCAAAAGTTGAGAATTTAAACAGAATAT from Corylus avellana chromosome ca10, CavTom2PMs-1.0 includes:
- the LOC132163545 gene encoding pheophorbide a oxygenase, chloroplastic-like, with the translated sequence MAMAALPLASASASIVTLSSPSNKALKATTTLPFISANIPTLFSRKSPSRNLSLPLVAAPPATPTSYENQKEEEEEDVDEHGEESSSSSKFSWRDHWYPVSLIEDLDPSLPTPFQLLGRDLVLWFDRSASEWVAFDDKCPHRLAPLSEGRIDEGGNLQCSYHGWSFDGRGSCVRIPQASPEGPEARALQSPRACATRLPTMQSQGLLFVWPDENGLERARATKPPRLPDEFDKPEFSSVTIQRDLFYGYDTLMENVSDPSHIDFAHHKVTGRRDRAKPLAFKLESSGHWGFAGANDGNPRITAEFVAPCYYINKIEIDTKLPIVGDKKWIIWICSFNVPMAPWKTRSIVCSARNFFQFTMPGPAWWQVVPRWHEHWTSNKVYDGDMIVLQGQEKVFLSKTMEGSSDVNKQYTNITFTPTQADRLVLAFRNWLRRHGNSQPEWFGMNNQQPVPSTVLSKRQMLDRFEQHTLKCSSCRRAYTSFQASQKFLIGATVLFCASAGIPSDMQLRIFLAGLALLSAGLAFASHELQKNFVFVDYVHAEID